Proteins encoded within one genomic window of Candidatus Alcyoniella australis:
- the ftsZ gene encoding cell division protein FtsZ, which yields MFNFVEQVSDKQKATIKVVGVGGGGGNAVNTMVSAGMAGVRFIATNTDQQALLSSRAEQTVQLGSGLGAGGNPEVGCEAAINSRDELVKALEDTDMVFITAGMGGGTGTGAAPIIAELARETDALTVAVVTKPFLFEGSRRMRQAEEGIDKLRQYVDTLITIPNQKLINLAGKDMTMLDAFKRADEILLQAVQSISDLIVVPGVINLDLADVRTIMRGMGLALMGTGVASGSTRAIDAAQAAISSPLLENIAIDGAKGVLINVTGGHDLTLAEVSEASEMIQEAADPGANIIFGAVIDERMQDQMRITVIATGFDQVEQLEQTQEQVTYLSNALSRRERLKFQRRPEEPEVQRPEVIEQAYVPQSKVAVSTPVRPSARPRADEDEYDIPTFIRRKAD from the coding sequence ATGTTTAACTTCGTCGAGCAAGTCTCGGACAAGCAAAAGGCGACGATCAAGGTGGTCGGCGTCGGGGGCGGCGGCGGCAACGCCGTCAACACGATGGTCAGCGCCGGAATGGCGGGCGTGCGCTTTATCGCCACGAACACCGACCAGCAGGCGCTGCTCAGTTCGCGGGCCGAACAGACGGTTCAGCTCGGCAGCGGCCTGGGGGCTGGGGGCAATCCCGAGGTCGGATGCGAGGCTGCGATCAACAGCCGTGACGAGCTGGTCAAGGCGCTGGAGGACACCGACATGGTGTTCATCACCGCCGGGATGGGCGGCGGCACGGGCACGGGCGCGGCGCCGATCATCGCCGAGCTGGCGCGCGAGACCGATGCGCTGACCGTGGCGGTGGTCACCAAGCCGTTCCTGTTCGAGGGCTCGCGTCGGATGCGGCAGGCCGAGGAGGGGATCGACAAGCTTCGACAGTACGTCGATACGCTGATCACGATCCCCAACCAAAAGCTGATCAACCTCGCGGGCAAGGACATGACGATGCTCGACGCGTTCAAGCGCGCCGACGAGATCCTGCTCCAGGCCGTCCAGTCGATCTCCGATTTGATCGTCGTTCCCGGCGTGATCAACCTCGACCTGGCCGACGTGCGCACGATCATGCGCGGCATGGGACTGGCGCTGATGGGGACCGGCGTGGCCTCGGGCTCGACCCGCGCCATCGACGCGGCCCAGGCCGCGATCAGCTCGCCGCTGCTGGAAAACATCGCCATCGACGGCGCCAAGGGCGTGCTGATCAACGTCACCGGCGGACACGACCTGACCCTGGCCGAGGTCAGCGAAGCCTCGGAGATGATTCAGGAGGCCGCGGATCCGGGTGCCAACATCATCTTCGGCGCGGTGATCGACGAGCGGATGCAGGATCAGATGCGCATCACGGTGATCGCCACCGGCTTTGATCAGGTCGAGCAGCTCGAACAGACCCAGGAGCAAGTGACGTACCTGAGCAACGCGCTGTCGCGCCGCGAGCGGTTGAAATTTCAGCGCCGGCCCGAGGAGCCCGAGGTCCAGCGGCCCGAGGTGATCGAGCAGGCTTACGTACCGCAGTCCAAGGTCGCGGTTAGCACCCCGGTTCGGCCCAGCGCCAGGCCGCGCGCTGATGAGGATGAGTACGACATTCCGACGTTCATCAGGCGCAAGGCCGACTGA
- the ftsA gene encoding cell division protein FtsA, translating into MRRGDEILVGLDIGTTKVCTVVGQLVDNEGDSSRPRIEIVGIGTTPSRGLRKGVVINIESTVASIRKAVEEAELMAGCDIVSVFVGIAGGHIRGFNSHGVIAIRDKEVHARDVGRVIEAAKAVAIPMDREVIHVIPNGFKVDQQDGVNDPVGMRGVRLEVNCHIVTGAVASAANIIKCCNQTGLNVMDIVLEPLASSYGVLDEEEKELGVALLDIGGGTSDLAVFIGGTLRHSAVLALGGAHITNDIALGLRTPAQPSAEELKIRYGCATTKLVNSKEAVEVPTVGGRKPRVVSRQILCEIIEQRVEEIFLLVQRELEKVGLTERVPAGMVLTGGASNMPGMIEVAEGIFNCPVRVGKPINVGGLTDVVNGPQFATAVGLVAYGIDAEEGAKFRIRDRQTFDGVWSRMREWIKDFIS; encoded by the coding sequence ATGAGGCGAGGCGACGAAATCCTCGTCGGGCTGGACATCGGCACGACCAAGGTCTGCACGGTCGTTGGCCAGCTCGTGGACAACGAAGGGGATTCCTCTCGGCCGCGAATCGAGATCGTCGGCATCGGCACCACCCCGAGCAGGGGATTGCGCAAGGGCGTGGTGATCAACATCGAGAGCACGGTGGCCTCGATCCGCAAGGCGGTCGAGGAGGCCGAACTGATGGCCGGCTGCGACATCGTCAGCGTGTTCGTCGGCATCGCCGGCGGTCACATCCGCGGGTTCAACAGCCACGGCGTGATCGCGATCCGCGACAAGGAAGTCCATGCGCGCGACGTCGGGCGGGTAATCGAGGCGGCCAAGGCCGTGGCGATTCCGATGGACCGCGAGGTGATTCACGTGATCCCCAACGGGTTCAAGGTCGACCAGCAGGACGGCGTGAACGACCCGGTGGGCATGCGTGGCGTGCGGCTGGAGGTCAATTGCCACATCGTCACCGGCGCCGTGGCCTCGGCGGCCAACATCATCAAGTGCTGCAACCAGACCGGGCTGAACGTGATGGACATCGTGCTCGAGCCGCTGGCCAGTTCCTACGGCGTGCTCGACGAGGAGGAGAAGGAATTGGGCGTGGCGCTGCTCGACATCGGCGGCGGGACCTCGGACCTGGCGGTGTTTATCGGCGGCACGCTGCGGCACTCGGCGGTGCTGGCACTGGGCGGAGCGCACATTACCAACGACATCGCCCTGGGGCTGCGCACGCCGGCGCAACCCTCGGCCGAGGAGCTGAAGATCCGCTACGGCTGCGCCACCACCAAGCTGGTCAACTCCAAGGAGGCGGTGGAGGTGCCGACCGTGGGCGGCCGCAAACCGCGCGTGGTCTCGCGCCAGATCCTGTGCGAGATCATCGAGCAGCGTGTGGAGGAGATCTTCCTGCTGGTGCAGCGCGAGCTGGAGAAGGTCGGCCTGACCGAGCGCGTTCCGGCGGGAATGGTTCTCACCGGCGGAGCCTCGAACATGCCCGGGATGATCGAGGTCGCCGAGGGGATCTTCAACTGCCCGGTGCGCGTGGGCAAGCCGATCAACGTCGGCGGGCTGACCGACGTGGTCAACGGCCCGCAGTTCGCCACGGCCGTGGGGCTGGTGGCCTACGGAATCGACGCCGAAGAGGGGGCCAAGTTTCGTATTCGCGACCGTCAAACGTTCGACGGGGTGTGGTCGCGGATGCGTGAGTGGATCAAGGATTTCATTAGTTGA
- a CDS encoding FtsQ-type POTRA domain-containing protein: MFDFREHKRRQLRAKRAKFRLRSRVRGLLRDLHEGFWPFMRKAVPTVLILALVGWAGLAAATGELFRVRDVRISGLRHVPRTEVIGLLGLSADQHLFDVDLQELRERLQRNHWIEDARVARELPDRLIVDVVEQQVLAVARMEQDYYVNPQGMLFKEVEPGESHDFILISGLREADFAANQSEALFSLAEAVELIRVAQLSDESELSDLSEVHYDPVRGLSMVTLDHGIWIEMGRGGFAEKLERLEALHAALGSRAARLSWTDVSVPQRAFIRLKTTGGRR; this comes from the coding sequence GTGTTCGATTTCCGCGAACACAAGCGCAGACAACTGCGGGCCAAGCGCGCCAAATTCCGGCTGCGCTCCCGGGTACGCGGTCTGCTGCGCGACCTGCACGAGGGCTTCTGGCCGTTTATGCGTAAGGCGGTGCCCACGGTGCTGATCTTGGCGCTGGTCGGCTGGGCCGGCCTGGCCGCGGCCACCGGCGAACTGTTCCGCGTGCGCGACGTCAGGATCAGCGGCCTGCGTCACGTGCCGCGCACGGAGGTGATCGGACTGCTGGGGCTAAGTGCTGATCAGCACCTGTTCGACGTCGACCTACAGGAACTGCGCGAACGGCTGCAACGCAATCACTGGATTGAGGATGCGCGCGTGGCGCGCGAGCTGCCCGACCGGCTGATCGTCGACGTTGTCGAGCAACAGGTGCTCGCCGTAGCGCGGATGGAACAGGACTATTACGTCAATCCGCAGGGGATGTTGTTCAAGGAGGTCGAGCCCGGGGAGAGCCATGACTTCATCCTGATCAGCGGCCTGCGCGAGGCGGACTTTGCCGCAAACCAGAGCGAGGCGCTGTTCAGCCTGGCCGAGGCGGTCGAGCTGATTCGCGTGGCCCAGCTCAGCGATGAAAGCGAGCTGTCGGACTTGAGCGAGGTGCATTACGACCCAGTGCGCGGGTTGTCGATGGTCACTCTGGACCACGGCATCTGGATCGAGATGGGTCGCGGCGGATTCGCTGAAAAGCTCGAGCGGCTCGAGGCGCTTCACGCGGCCCTGGGATCGCGGGCAGCGCGACTAAGCTGGACCGACGTCTCAGTGCCCCAGCGGGCGTTCATCAGGCTGAAAACAACGGGGGGGAGAAGATGA
- a CDS encoding D-alanine--D-alanine ligase has translation MSGKRVGVLLGGPSSEREVSFNTGAAVCDALQRKGYEVVRIDVGRDLALQLERHGVELVYNALHGKWGEDGCVQGLLELMRIPYTGSGVTASAVAMDKVISKRLFQAADLPVPQWALIEPGSAEEVSLDDLPLELPLVVKPTTEGSSMGISIVREAGQLKAALEEALRFDRRVILERYIKGREINVGVLDGEALGTVEVRPKLEFYNYEAKYTQGMTDYLCPAPIEPERELEALDLARRAHTALGCAGGTRVDLILDGNNGWWLLEVNTLPGLTQTSLLPKIARAAGIEFDDLVERILLGAGLKVGS, from the coding sequence ATGAGCGGCAAACGGGTCGGGGTATTGCTCGGCGGTCCCAGCAGCGAACGGGAGGTCTCGTTCAACACCGGCGCTGCGGTGTGCGATGCGCTGCAGCGCAAGGGCTACGAGGTGGTGCGCATCGATGTGGGACGCGACCTGGCGTTGCAGCTTGAGCGCCACGGCGTGGAGCTGGTCTACAACGCGCTGCATGGCAAATGGGGCGAGGACGGCTGCGTCCAGGGCCTGCTCGAGCTGATGCGCATCCCCTACACCGGCTCGGGCGTGACCGCCAGCGCCGTGGCGATGGATAAGGTGATCAGCAAACGGCTGTTCCAGGCCGCGGACTTGCCCGTGCCGCAGTGGGCGCTGATCGAGCCCGGGTCGGCCGAGGAAGTGTCCCTCGATGACCTGCCGTTGGAGCTGCCGCTGGTGGTCAAGCCGACCACCGAGGGCTCGTCAATGGGGATCTCGATCGTGCGCGAGGCTGGGCAGCTCAAAGCGGCGCTGGAGGAGGCGTTGCGCTTTGATCGAAGGGTGATCCTCGAGCGCTACATCAAGGGACGCGAGATCAACGTCGGCGTGCTCGACGGCGAGGCCCTGGGCACGGTCGAGGTGCGGCCCAAGCTTGAGTTCTACAACTACGAGGCCAAGTACACCCAGGGCATGACCGACTACCTCTGTCCGGCACCGATCGAGCCCGAGCGCGAACTCGAGGCGCTGGACCTGGCGCGGCGCGCGCATACGGCGCTGGGTTGCGCCGGCGGCACGCGGGTCGACTTGATCCTTGATGGGAACAACGGCTGGTGGCTGCTCGAGGTCAACACGCTGCCGGGACTGACCCAGACCAGCCTGCTGCCCAAGATCGCGCGGGCCGCGGGCATCGAGTTCGACGACCTGGTCGAGCGCATCCTGCTCGGCGCGGGTCTGAAAGTGGGGAGCTAA
- the murB gene encoding UDP-N-acetylmuramate dehydrogenase → MSEQLAKLLARRLGERFKRNELLSDYTTFGVGGPAWGLVEPDDEDELAFVLRAAAEAGMELQVLGACSNVLVADSGLPALAVLIRERMGAIELESQSDRGVLLRVDAGCSVRRLTELCLEHGWTGFEFAAGIPGNLGGALRMNAGTRDGEIYDLVRELRLMNAEGSAQWLAREEVDFSYRAVELPAGAVILSCRMELQKGERQDVARKVEAMLAWRAEHHPQYLPCAGSVFRNPPGEHAARLIETAGCKGLRVGGAQVSEHHANFIVNDKNGSANDIYELIGLVRQRVRQSFGLTLECEVKLLGDFA, encoded by the coding sequence ATGAGCGAACAGCTGGCAAAACTGCTTGCCAGGCGGCTGGGCGAGCGCTTCAAGCGCAACGAGCTGCTGTCGGATTACACCACCTTTGGCGTGGGCGGTCCGGCCTGGGGACTGGTCGAACCGGACGACGAGGACGAGTTGGCTTTTGTGCTGCGTGCTGCGGCCGAGGCCGGGATGGAGCTACAGGTTCTCGGCGCCTGTTCCAACGTGCTGGTGGCGGACAGCGGCCTGCCGGCGTTGGCAGTGCTGATCCGCGAGCGCATGGGCGCGATCGAGCTCGAGTCGCAATCAGACAGGGGCGTGCTGTTGCGCGTGGACGCGGGGTGTTCGGTCAGGCGGCTGACCGAGCTGTGCCTGGAGCACGGTTGGACCGGATTTGAGTTCGCCGCCGGAATTCCGGGCAACCTCGGTGGGGCGCTACGGATGAACGCGGGCACGCGCGACGGCGAGATCTACGACTTGGTGCGCGAACTGCGGCTGATGAACGCCGAGGGCAGTGCGCAATGGCTGGCGCGCGAAGAGGTCGACTTCTCCTACCGCGCGGTCGAGCTGCCCGCGGGAGCGGTGATCCTCTCCTGCCGTATGGAGTTGCAAAAGGGCGAGCGCCAAGACGTGGCGCGCAAAGTCGAGGCGATGCTCGCCTGGCGCGCCGAGCATCATCCGCAGTACCTACCTTGCGCGGGCTCGGTGTTTCGCAACCCGCCGGGCGAGCACGCGGCGCGGCTGATCGAGACCGCGGGCTGCAAGGGGCTGCGGGTCGGCGGTGCGCAGGTCAGCGAGCATCACGCCAATTTTATCGTCAACGATAAAAACGGTAGCGCCAACGACATCTACGAGCTGATCGGGCTGGTCAGGCAGCGCGTGCGTCAGAGCTTCGGTCTGACCCTCGAGTGCGAGGTCAAGCTGTTGGGAGATTTCGCATGA
- the murC gene encoding UDP-N-acetylmuramate--L-alanine ligase, translated as MFGRARRIHFVGIGGIGMSGIAEVLLNLGYEVTGSDMRRSDVTHRLQTLGGKVGLGHDPEAVRGADVIVISSAVGPDNPEVQAAQRLGIPVIPRAEMLAELMRMKYGVAVAGTHGKTTTTSMIATVLRFAGLDPTVVIGGRLESIGSNARLGQGPNLVAEADESDGSFILLSPTVAVVTNIDREHMNHYRDLDQLLETFVGFINKVPFYGQAILCVDSPLVRKILPQVKKRYATYAVNEPADLTAVDIEIKEHNTTFEVHDAERGRLGRVRLGMPGKHHVANALATLAVAAELNVPFEAASEGLRDFGGVGRRFDIRGEAAGITIVDDYAHHPAEISGTLEAAAEGYGRPIRALFQPHRYSRVADLLDEFAQAFDAAATVVVMPIYAAGEQPLEGISADALARRLREHGHPDVLVADDHSHAVELMVGRAGRGDVLFTLGAGDVTKLADILLDSLRRREEGR; from the coding sequence ATGTTCGGTAGGGCGCGACGGATCCATTTCGTAGGCATCGGCGGCATCGGCATGAGCGGCATTGCCGAGGTGCTGCTCAACCTGGGGTACGAGGTCACCGGCTCGGACATGCGTCGCAGCGACGTTACGCATCGCTTGCAGACCCTGGGCGGCAAGGTCGGCCTGGGTCACGACCCTGAGGCGGTGCGCGGCGCGGACGTGATCGTGATCAGCTCCGCGGTCGGCCCGGACAACCCCGAGGTGCAGGCCGCCCAGCGGCTGGGGATCCCGGTGATCCCGCGCGCGGAGATGCTCGCCGAGCTGATGCGGATGAAGTACGGCGTGGCCGTGGCCGGCACCCACGGCAAGACCACGACCACCAGCATGATCGCCACGGTGCTGCGCTTCGCAGGCCTGGACCCCACGGTGGTCATCGGCGGCAGGCTCGAGTCCATCGGCTCCAACGCGCGGCTGGGTCAGGGGCCGAACCTGGTGGCCGAGGCTGACGAGAGCGACGGCAGCTTCATACTGCTCAGCCCGACGGTGGCCGTGGTGACCAACATCGACCGCGAGCATATGAACCACTACCGCGACCTGGATCAGCTGCTGGAGACCTTCGTCGGGTTCATTAACAAGGTGCCGTTTTACGGCCAGGCGATCCTCTGCGTGGACAGCCCGCTGGTGCGCAAGATTCTGCCGCAGGTCAAGAAGCGCTACGCCACCTACGCGGTGAACGAGCCGGCCGATCTGACGGCCGTGGACATCGAGATCAAGGAGCACAACACGACCTTTGAGGTGCACGACGCCGAGCGCGGCAGGCTGGGCCGGGTGCGGCTGGGCATGCCCGGCAAACACCACGTGGCCAACGCCCTGGCCACGCTGGCCGTGGCCGCGGAGCTCAACGTGCCGTTCGAGGCGGCGTCCGAGGGGCTGCGCGACTTCGGCGGGGTCGGACGACGTTTCGACATTCGCGGCGAGGCCGCGGGCATAACGATCGTGGACGACTACGCCCACCACCCCGCGGAGATCAGCGGCACACTCGAAGCCGCGGCCGAGGGGTACGGTCGGCCGATCCGCGCGCTGTTCCAGCCGCACCGCTACTCGCGGGTGGCCGACCTGCTCGACGAGTTCGCCCAGGCCTTTGACGCGGCCGCAACCGTGGTGGTGATGCCGATCTACGCCGCGGGCGAGCAGCCGCTGGAGGGGATCAGCGCCGACGCTTTGGCCCGACGACTGCGCGAGCACGGCCACCCCGACGTGTTGGTGGCCGACGATCACAGCCACGCTGTGGAGCTGATGGTCGGCCGGGCCGGACGCGGCGACGTGTTGTTCACCCTCGGCGCGGGAGACGTGACCAAGCTTGCCGACATCCTGCTGGACAGCCTGCGCCGCCGTGAGGAGGGTCGATGA
- the murG gene encoding undecaprenyldiphospho-muramoylpentapeptide beta-N-acetylglucosaminyltransferase: protein MRLLIAGGGTGGHVAPALAVAHAWAEPQSGEVLFVGAQGGLEERMVPPTGYPLELLKTSGIKGLGPLSRLLALVRIVPALWRSLKIQRRFNPSVVLGVGGYASAPAMLAAFIGRRPRVILEPNSIPGLTNRLLSRVAQRACVHFSSTAQRLGAIKSVHTGNPIRPDIAAAAKTPEAIEGLRSLLVFGGSQGARTINRAACGALGLLAAEGFKPNVRHQAGGLDLEQVRADYRDAGLEIEVEPFIDDMAAAYSAADLAICRAGASAVSELAAVGLPSILVPYPYAADDHQTGNARELAQSGAAILLSDEQCTARRLAELIRELSADPQRLRSMSRAALELGRPDAAQRVADVCQGLAKGGDDVR, encoded by the coding sequence ATGAGGCTGCTGATTGCCGGCGGCGGTACGGGCGGTCACGTGGCCCCGGCGTTGGCCGTGGCGCACGCCTGGGCCGAGCCGCAGTCGGGCGAGGTGCTGTTCGTCGGCGCGCAGGGCGGGCTCGAGGAGCGGATGGTGCCGCCCACGGGCTATCCTCTGGAATTGCTCAAGACCTCGGGAATCAAGGGGCTGGGGCCGCTGTCGCGCTTGCTGGCCCTGGTGCGGATTGTGCCGGCGCTGTGGCGCTCGCTGAAAATCCAGCGCCGCTTCAATCCGTCGGTAGTGCTCGGAGTGGGCGGATACGCCTCGGCTCCGGCGATGCTCGCGGCGTTCATCGGGCGTCGGCCGCGGGTGATCCTCGAGCCCAACTCGATTCCCGGACTGACCAACCGCCTGCTCTCGCGAGTGGCCCAGCGCGCCTGCGTGCACTTCAGCTCTACGGCGCAGCGGCTGGGCGCGATTAAAAGCGTGCACACCGGCAACCCGATCCGGCCCGATATCGCGGCCGCTGCCAAGACGCCCGAAGCGATCGAGGGGCTGCGCAGTCTGCTGGTCTTCGGCGGCAGCCAGGGGGCGCGCACCATCAACCGCGCGGCCTGCGGCGCGCTTGGCTTGCTCGCGGCCGAAGGATTCAAGCCCAACGTCAGGCACCAGGCCGGAGGGCTCGACCTGGAGCAGGTGCGCGCGGATTACCGCGACGCCGGGCTCGAGATCGAGGTCGAGCCGTTTATCGACGATATGGCCGCAGCCTACTCGGCGGCCGATCTGGCGATCTGCCGCGCCGGGGCATCGGCGGTCTCGGAGCTGGCCGCGGTGGGCCTGCCCTCGATTTTGGTGCCCTACCCCTATGCTGCGGACGATCACCAGACCGGCAACGCGCGCGAGCTGGCCCAGTCCGGGGCCGCGATCCTGCTTAGCGACGAGCAGTGCACGGCCCGGCGGCTGGCCGAGCTGATCCGCGAGCTGTCCGCCGATCCGCAGCGGCTGCGCAGCATGTCGCGCGCGGCCCTCGAGCTGGGACGGCCCGACGCGGCGCAGCGGGTGGCCGATGTCTGCCAAGGGCTCGCAAAGGGGGGCGACGATGTTCGGTAG
- the ftsW gene encoding putative lipid II flippase FtsW, translating into MRVTRGTDPVILLCALALLVVGVVMVYSATFVSAELRFGSEFHFLKRHLVWAVLSLGALLVGRHLDYHLLTNNKTAYGLLALAAVLLALLFVPGMSVVVNGSRRWLKLFGFTIQPLEIAKVALLVFLAYSITVKRGRIRRLSNGLAPHLLIPGVLMLLVYKQPDFGGTVLLLALVLGMLFVGGARYAHLGALTVVGSLGAMAAIKAAPYRLARLTSFLDPWSDPQGTAYQLCNSLVAFGKGGWIGVGLGQGAQKGFFVPELHTDFILSNVAEEIGLLGVGALLAIYCVMVLRMIRVSLRAGDDYGRLLAFSVALLFALQVLMNAGVVMGMLPTKGLTLPLVSYGGSSLMCSMFLVGVVLNVASHHREYDELTPRPNAAVNWRAR; encoded by the coding sequence ATGCGCGTCACCCGCGGCACCGATCCGGTGATTCTGCTGTGCGCCCTGGCGCTGCTGGTGGTCGGCGTGGTGATGGTCTACTCGGCGACCTTTGTCTCGGCCGAACTGCGTTTCGGCAGCGAGTTTCATTTTCTCAAGCGCCATTTGGTCTGGGCCGTGCTCAGCCTGGGCGCGTTGCTGGTTGGTCGACACCTGGACTACCACCTGCTGACCAACAACAAGACCGCCTACGGCCTGTTGGCTTTGGCCGCCGTACTGCTGGCGTTGCTGTTCGTGCCCGGAATGTCGGTGGTGGTCAACGGCAGCCGACGCTGGCTCAAGCTCTTCGGATTCACGATCCAGCCGCTGGAAATCGCCAAGGTCGCGTTGCTGGTGTTTCTGGCCTACTCGATCACGGTCAAGCGCGGTCGGATCAGGCGTCTGTCCAACGGCCTGGCGCCGCACCTGCTGATCCCCGGAGTGCTGATGCTACTGGTCTACAAGCAGCCCGACTTCGGCGGCACGGTGCTGCTCTTGGCGCTGGTCTTGGGCATGCTCTTCGTGGGCGGGGCGCGCTACGCGCACCTGGGAGCGCTGACCGTGGTCGGCTCGCTGGGGGCGATGGCGGCGATCAAAGCCGCGCCCTATCGCCTGGCTCGGCTGACCTCGTTTCTCGATCCGTGGAGCGATCCCCAGGGAACGGCCTACCAGCTTTGCAACAGCCTGGTGGCCTTTGGCAAGGGCGGCTGGATCGGAGTCGGGCTGGGGCAGGGCGCGCAAAAGGGATTCTTCGTGCCCGAGCTGCACACCGACTTCATTCTGAGCAACGTGGCCGAAGAGATCGGCCTGCTCGGGGTCGGCGCGCTGCTGGCGATCTACTGCGTGATGGTGCTGCGGATGATCCGCGTCAGCCTGCGCGCCGGGGACGACTACGGCCGCCTACTGGCCTTTAGTGTGGCTCTGTTGTTTGCGTTGCAGGTGCTGATGAACGCCGGTGTGGTGATGGGCATGCTGCCGACCAAGGGGCTGACCCTGCCGCTGGTGAGCTACGGCGGATCGAGCCTGATGTGCAGCATGTTCCTGGTCGGCGTGGTGCTCAACGTGGCCTCGCACCATCGCGAGTACGACGAGCTGACGCCGCGGCCCAACGCGGCGGTCAACTGGAGGGCGCGATGA